The Malus domestica chromosome 13, GDT2T_hap1 genome includes a window with the following:
- the LOC114820469 gene encoding calmodulin-binding transcription activator 3-like isoform X1 codes for MADTRRYAPNQHLDLAQILQEAKNRWLRPAEICEILRNYRHFELTTDPPVRPPAGSLYLFDRKALRYFRKDGHRWRKKKDGKTVKEAHEKLKAGSVDVLHCYYAHGEDNANFQRRSYWMLDTHLQHIVLVHYRNVEEANSAARMVQTSFGSSPLQTSFASSPVHTSFASSPNRVELGGQTLSKEFEDVDSRRDAGTSSVEQPMFGSFSHNASLLPQQVGGFPESFRDPSSTWYGGPKFDHGAGLSAWQGMDSSMRNEHIMHGQNLFVEEPNRADFITLKLTDAKVDAHSGVKDVTCEDRLTTNIDVQIVSAPSQREDQVPKEHDFNVLHPQVQDYSDPQIVVTPSNQVEENRDCRVRNEPVELKKLDSFGRWMDKEIGVDCDDSLMASDSGNYWSTFDAESGDKEVSSLSHHMQLDIESLGPSLSQEQLFTISDFSPDWAYSGTETKVLIVGSFLGSKKDCAETNWGCMFGEIEVSAEILSNNAIRCQTPLHAPGRVPFYVTCRNRLACSEIREFEYREKPIGIAINRLRDDELRFQIRLAKLLSLGSERKWLICAVPDCDQCKLKSSIFSMRSNSESDWETIDGASVACESDHLSRRDVLIQNLLKDRLCEWLVCKIHEGGKGTHVLDNEGQGVLHLTGALGYEWAIGPIIAAGVSPNFRDAHGRTGLHWASYFGREETVIALLRLGAAPGAVEDPTSVFPGGQTAADLASSRGHKGIAGYLAEVDLTSHLELLTMNENRMNNVTATIAAEKAKQTAEVSASDVAVDEQHFLKNPIAAVRKSAHAAALIQEAFRARSFRQRQLTKSRTDISEVQSQDLVARRSLKRVQKFAHYEDYLHVAAALKIQQNYRGWKGRKDYLKIRDRIVKIQAHVRGHQVRKNYKKVLWSVGILEKVILRWRRKGTGLRGFRVEGPTEDASSEVKKNDDYEFLSVGRKQKFAGVEKALARVKSMARQPEAREQYMRLLSNFEKLEMADGENQASNQNESSDEKVIDEVLRALNEGQ; via the exons ACCTTGCCCAGATATTGCAAGAAGCAAAGAACCGTTGGCTTCGTCCAGCTGAAATTTGTGAAATACTTCGCAACTATCGGCATTTTGAATTGACCACAGATCCGCCCGTCAGGCCTCCAG CTGGTTCTTTGTACCTGTTTGATCGAAAAGCACTTCGATATTTTCGTAAAGATGGTCATCGctggaggaagaaaaaggatgGAAAGACAGTAAAAGAAGCCCATGAAAAGTTGAAG GCTGGCAGTGTAGACGTACTTCATTGTTACTATGCCCATGGGGAGGACAATGCAAATTTTCAACGGCGGAGTTATTGGATGCTTGACAC GCATTTACAGCACATTGTTCTTGTGCATTACAGAAATGTGGAAGAG GCAAACTCAGCTGCCCGTATGGTTCAAACATCCTTTGGTTCAAGTCCACTTCAAACATCCTTTGCTTCAAGTCCAGTTCATACATCCTTTGCTTCAAGTCCAAACAGAGTTGAATTGGGTGGACAAACATTATCGAAAGAATTTGAGGATGTGGATTCTCGGAGAGATGCAGGAACTTCATCTGTTGAGCAACCGATGTTTGGTTCCTTTTCTCATAATGCTTCTTTGCTTCCTCAACAAGTTGGAG GATTTCCTGAGTCATTCAGGGATCCCTCTAGTACATGGTATGGTGGACCTAAATTTGATCATGGTGCTGGATTATCTGCCTGGCAAGGAATGGATAGCTCAATGAGAAATGAGCACATCATGCATGGCCAAAACCTTTTTGTTGAAGAACCTAACAGAGCTGACTTTATAACTCTTAAGCTAACAGATGCTAAAGTGGATGCTCATAGTGGAGTCAAAGATGTAACTTGTGAAGATAGGTTGACCACTAACATAGATGTCCAAATTGTCTCAGCACCTTCTCAAAGAGAAGATCAG GTGCCAAAGGAGCATGACTTCAATGTGCTTCATCCTCAGGTTCAAGATTATTCTGATCCTCAGATTGTAGTAACTCCTTCCAACCAAGTTGAAGAGAATAGAGATTGTCGTGTGCGTAATGAACCAGTGGAACTGAAGAAACTAGACAGCTTTGGGAGATGGATGGATAAAGAAATTGGTGTGGATTGTGATGATTCCTTGATGGCTTCCGACTCTGGTAATTACTGGAGTACATTTGATGCTGAGAGTGGTGATAAGGAAGTGTCCAGTTTATCACACCATATGCAGTTGGATATAGAGTCACTGGGTCCTTCTCTTTCCCAAGAACAACTATTTACTATTTCTGATTTTTCACCAGATTGGGCTTATTCAGGAACTGAAACAAAG GTTTTAATAGTTGGCAGTTTTCTTGGAAGCAAGAAGGATTGTGCTGAGACTAACTGGGGGTGCATGTTTGGTGAAATAGAAGTTTCTGCTGAAATTCTATCTAACAATGCCATTAGATGTCAAACTCCTCTGCATGCTCCTGGGCGTGTTCCATTCTATGTGACCTGCAGAAATAGGTTAGCCTGCAGTGAAATTAGGGAGTTTGAATACCGTGAAAAACCCATTGGAATAGCCATCAACAGGTTAAGAGATGATGAATTACGCTTTCAGATACGACTAGCAAAATTGTTGAGCTTGGGCTCAGAGAGGAAGTGGTTGATATGTGCTGTTCCAGATTGTGATCAATGCAAGCTCAAAAGTTCCATATTTTCAATGAGAAGCAACAGTGAAAGTGATTGGGAAACAATTGATGGGGCTTCTGTGGCATGCGAAAgtgaccacttgagccgtagGGATGTCTTGATTCAGAATTTGTTGAAGGATAGACTCTGTGAATGGCTAGTATGTAAAATTCACGAAGGAGGCAAAGGAACACATGTTCTGGATAATGAAGGCCAAGGTGTTCTACATTTGACAGGTGCTCTTGGTTACGAGTGGGCCATAGGTCCCATAATTGCTGCAGGTGTCAGTCCCAATTTCAGAGATGCTCACGGAAGAACAGGGCTTCACTGGGCATCATATTTTGGAAG AGAGGAAACTGTCATTGCGTTACTTCGATTGGGTGCCGCTCCAGGAGCCGTCGAGGACCCAACATCTGTGTTTCCTGGCGGACAAACTGCTGCTGATCTAGCCTCGAGTAGAGGGCATAAAGGGATTGCTGGATATTTGGCAGAAGTGGATTTAACCAGTCACCTGGAGTTGTTGACCATGAATGAGAATAGAATGAACAATGTTACAGCAACTATTGCAGCTGAGAAGGCCAAACAGACAGCAGAAGTTTCTGCATCTGATGTTGCAGTAGATGAGCAACATTTTCTCAAAAACCCTATAGCAGCTGTTAGGAAATCAGCTCATGCGGCTGCTCTAATTCAGGAGGCTTTCAGGGCTCGTTCATTTCGTCAGAGACAGTTAACCAAGAGCAGAACAGATATTTCTGAAGTTCAGTCTCAGGACCTTGTTGCACGTCGTTCCTTGAAGAGAGTCCAGAAGTTCGCTCACTATGAGGATTATCTGCATGTCGCAGCAGCTCTGAAGATCCAACAAAACTATCGTGGATGGAAGGGAAGAAAGGATTATCTGAAGATTCGTGACCGTATTGTTAAAATTCAG GCTCATGTGAGGGGACATCAGGTTCGGAAGAATtacaaaaaggttttgtggtCTGTTGGTATACTTGAAAAGGTTATACTGCGTTGGAGGCGAAAGGGAACTGGTTTGCGAGGATTTCGGGTGGAAGGGCCTACTGAAGATGCATCTTCAGAGGTTAAGAAAAATGATGACTATGAATTTCTTAGTGTCGGTCGGAAGCAGAAATTTGCTGGGGTTGAGAAAGCTCTCGCAAGGGTAAAGTCCATGGCTCGTCAGCCTGAAGCGCGTGAACAATACATGAGGCTACTTTCAAACTTTGAGAAACTTGAG ATGGCGGACGGGGAGAACCAGGCCTCGAATCAAAATGAAAGTTCCGACGAAAAAGTTATAGATGAAGTTCTGCGTGCACTCAATGAAGGTCAATGA
- the LOC114820469 gene encoding calmodulin-binding transcription activator 3-like isoform X2 has protein sequence MLDTHLQHIVLVHYRNVEEANSAARMVQTSFGSSPLQTSFASSPVHTSFASSPNRVELGGQTLSKEFEDVDSRRDAGTSSVEQPMFGSFSHNASLLPQQVGGFPESFRDPSSTWYGGPKFDHGAGLSAWQGMDSSMRNEHIMHGQNLFVEEPNRADFITLKLTDAKVDAHSGVKDVTCEDRLTTNIDVQIVSAPSQREDQVPKEHDFNVLHPQVQDYSDPQIVVTPSNQVEENRDCRVRNEPVELKKLDSFGRWMDKEIGVDCDDSLMASDSGNYWSTFDAESGDKEVSSLSHHMQLDIESLGPSLSQEQLFTISDFSPDWAYSGTETKVLIVGSFLGSKKDCAETNWGCMFGEIEVSAEILSNNAIRCQTPLHAPGRVPFYVTCRNRLACSEIREFEYREKPIGIAINRLRDDELRFQIRLAKLLSLGSERKWLICAVPDCDQCKLKSSIFSMRSNSESDWETIDGASVACESDHLSRRDVLIQNLLKDRLCEWLVCKIHEGGKGTHVLDNEGQGVLHLTGALGYEWAIGPIIAAGVSPNFRDAHGRTGLHWASYFGREETVIALLRLGAAPGAVEDPTSVFPGGQTAADLASSRGHKGIAGYLAEVDLTSHLELLTMNENRMNNVTATIAAEKAKQTAEVSASDVAVDEQHFLKNPIAAVRKSAHAAALIQEAFRARSFRQRQLTKSRTDISEVQSQDLVARRSLKRVQKFAHYEDYLHVAAALKIQQNYRGWKGRKDYLKIRDRIVKIQAHVRGHQVRKNYKKVLWSVGILEKVILRWRRKGTGLRGFRVEGPTEDASSEVKKNDDYEFLSVGRKQKFAGVEKALARVKSMARQPEAREQYMRLLSNFEKLEMADGENQASNQNESSDEKVIDEVLRALNEGQ, from the exons ATGCTTGACAC GCATTTACAGCACATTGTTCTTGTGCATTACAGAAATGTGGAAGAG GCAAACTCAGCTGCCCGTATGGTTCAAACATCCTTTGGTTCAAGTCCACTTCAAACATCCTTTGCTTCAAGTCCAGTTCATACATCCTTTGCTTCAAGTCCAAACAGAGTTGAATTGGGTGGACAAACATTATCGAAAGAATTTGAGGATGTGGATTCTCGGAGAGATGCAGGAACTTCATCTGTTGAGCAACCGATGTTTGGTTCCTTTTCTCATAATGCTTCTTTGCTTCCTCAACAAGTTGGAG GATTTCCTGAGTCATTCAGGGATCCCTCTAGTACATGGTATGGTGGACCTAAATTTGATCATGGTGCTGGATTATCTGCCTGGCAAGGAATGGATAGCTCAATGAGAAATGAGCACATCATGCATGGCCAAAACCTTTTTGTTGAAGAACCTAACAGAGCTGACTTTATAACTCTTAAGCTAACAGATGCTAAAGTGGATGCTCATAGTGGAGTCAAAGATGTAACTTGTGAAGATAGGTTGACCACTAACATAGATGTCCAAATTGTCTCAGCACCTTCTCAAAGAGAAGATCAG GTGCCAAAGGAGCATGACTTCAATGTGCTTCATCCTCAGGTTCAAGATTATTCTGATCCTCAGATTGTAGTAACTCCTTCCAACCAAGTTGAAGAGAATAGAGATTGTCGTGTGCGTAATGAACCAGTGGAACTGAAGAAACTAGACAGCTTTGGGAGATGGATGGATAAAGAAATTGGTGTGGATTGTGATGATTCCTTGATGGCTTCCGACTCTGGTAATTACTGGAGTACATTTGATGCTGAGAGTGGTGATAAGGAAGTGTCCAGTTTATCACACCATATGCAGTTGGATATAGAGTCACTGGGTCCTTCTCTTTCCCAAGAACAACTATTTACTATTTCTGATTTTTCACCAGATTGGGCTTATTCAGGAACTGAAACAAAG GTTTTAATAGTTGGCAGTTTTCTTGGAAGCAAGAAGGATTGTGCTGAGACTAACTGGGGGTGCATGTTTGGTGAAATAGAAGTTTCTGCTGAAATTCTATCTAACAATGCCATTAGATGTCAAACTCCTCTGCATGCTCCTGGGCGTGTTCCATTCTATGTGACCTGCAGAAATAGGTTAGCCTGCAGTGAAATTAGGGAGTTTGAATACCGTGAAAAACCCATTGGAATAGCCATCAACAGGTTAAGAGATGATGAATTACGCTTTCAGATACGACTAGCAAAATTGTTGAGCTTGGGCTCAGAGAGGAAGTGGTTGATATGTGCTGTTCCAGATTGTGATCAATGCAAGCTCAAAAGTTCCATATTTTCAATGAGAAGCAACAGTGAAAGTGATTGGGAAACAATTGATGGGGCTTCTGTGGCATGCGAAAgtgaccacttgagccgtagGGATGTCTTGATTCAGAATTTGTTGAAGGATAGACTCTGTGAATGGCTAGTATGTAAAATTCACGAAGGAGGCAAAGGAACACATGTTCTGGATAATGAAGGCCAAGGTGTTCTACATTTGACAGGTGCTCTTGGTTACGAGTGGGCCATAGGTCCCATAATTGCTGCAGGTGTCAGTCCCAATTTCAGAGATGCTCACGGAAGAACAGGGCTTCACTGGGCATCATATTTTGGAAG AGAGGAAACTGTCATTGCGTTACTTCGATTGGGTGCCGCTCCAGGAGCCGTCGAGGACCCAACATCTGTGTTTCCTGGCGGACAAACTGCTGCTGATCTAGCCTCGAGTAGAGGGCATAAAGGGATTGCTGGATATTTGGCAGAAGTGGATTTAACCAGTCACCTGGAGTTGTTGACCATGAATGAGAATAGAATGAACAATGTTACAGCAACTATTGCAGCTGAGAAGGCCAAACAGACAGCAGAAGTTTCTGCATCTGATGTTGCAGTAGATGAGCAACATTTTCTCAAAAACCCTATAGCAGCTGTTAGGAAATCAGCTCATGCGGCTGCTCTAATTCAGGAGGCTTTCAGGGCTCGTTCATTTCGTCAGAGACAGTTAACCAAGAGCAGAACAGATATTTCTGAAGTTCAGTCTCAGGACCTTGTTGCACGTCGTTCCTTGAAGAGAGTCCAGAAGTTCGCTCACTATGAGGATTATCTGCATGTCGCAGCAGCTCTGAAGATCCAACAAAACTATCGTGGATGGAAGGGAAGAAAGGATTATCTGAAGATTCGTGACCGTATTGTTAAAATTCAG GCTCATGTGAGGGGACATCAGGTTCGGAAGAATtacaaaaaggttttgtggtCTGTTGGTATACTTGAAAAGGTTATACTGCGTTGGAGGCGAAAGGGAACTGGTTTGCGAGGATTTCGGGTGGAAGGGCCTACTGAAGATGCATCTTCAGAGGTTAAGAAAAATGATGACTATGAATTTCTTAGTGTCGGTCGGAAGCAGAAATTTGCTGGGGTTGAGAAAGCTCTCGCAAGGGTAAAGTCCATGGCTCGTCAGCCTGAAGCGCGTGAACAATACATGAGGCTACTTTCAAACTTTGAGAAACTTGAG ATGGCGGACGGGGAGAACCAGGCCTCGAATCAAAATGAAAGTTCCGACGAAAAAGTTATAGATGAAGTTCTGCGTGCACTCAATGAAGGTCAATGA
- the LOC114820616 gene encoding 1-Cys peroxiredoxin, with protein sequence MPGLTIGDTIPDLEAESTHGKIKLYDYLGDSWAIIFSHPGDFTPVCTTELGKMAEYSPKFREKGVKLVGLSCDDVPSHLEWIKDIEAYDSGCKVDYPILADPKREIIKQLNMVEPDVKDSSGNQVPSRALHIVGPDKKVKLSFLYPASTGRNMDEVVRVLESLQKANKHKVATPANWKPGDPVVISPSVSEEEAKKTFPQGYKTMDLPSKKGYLRFTDV encoded by the exons ATGCCAGGACTCACCATTGGAGACACCATCCCAGACCTTGAAGCTGAAAGCACCCATGGAAAGATCAAGCTCTACGACTACTTGGGCGACAGCTGGGCCATCATTTTCTCCCACCCCG GCGATTTCACGCCGGTTTGCACTACGGAGCTCGGGAAGATGGCCGAGTATTCTCCCAAGTTTCGAGAGAAGGGAGTGAAGCTTGTGGGTTTGTCATGCGACGATGTGCCTTCTCACCTCGAGTGGATCAAGGATATCGAAGCCTACGAC TCCGGGTGCAAGGTGGACTACCCGATTCTGGCAGATCCGAAACGAGAGATCATTAAGCAACTTAACATGGTGGAGCCGGATGTCAAGGACTCCTCAGGAAACCAAGTTCCCTCGCGCGCTCTTCACATCGTGGGGCCTGATAAGAAG GTGAAGCTGAGCTTTCTGTACCCGGCGAGCACGGGGCGGAACATGGACGAGGTGGTGAGGGTGTTGGAGTCGCTGCAGAAGGCGAACAAGCACAAGGTGGCAACCCCGGCGAACTGGAAGCCGGGGGATCCGGTGGTCATTTCTCCGTCGGTGTCTGAGGAGGAGGCCAAGAAGACGTTCCCTCAGGGCTACAAGACTATGGACCTCCCGTCGAAGAAGGGGTACCTTCGCTTCACAGACGTTTGA
- the LOC103452641 gene encoding uncharacterized protein isoform X1 — translation MAVETEPVTVPELALSDTDINWDRLDKTRFHIIGAILFTAQSALLHPTAVVKTRMQVAGSGLSHMSGISVFRHILKCDGIPGIFRGFGTSAIGSLPGRVLALTSLEVSKDMMLKYTDGLDMPEATRVGIANGVAGMSSNLVSCVYYVPLDVICQRLMVQGLPGTTSCNKPFDVIQNVKKAEGLRGLYRGFGLTALTQSPANALWWGAYGSAQHMIWRSLGYRDDAEKKPSHMEMVTVQASAGMMAGACSSIITTPIDTVKTRLQVMDNYGAGRPSVLKTSKTLLKEDGWRGFYRGFGPRFLNMSLYGTTMIVTYELIKRLSVREG, via the exons ATGGCGGTGGAGACGGAGCCTGTGACGGTGCCGGAGCTGGCCCTTTCTGATACTGACATCAACTGGGACAG GTTGGACAAGACAAGGTTTCACATTATCGGGGCTATTCTCTTCACAGCTCAGTCGGCCTTGCTACATCCAACAGCAGTTGTAAAGACTAGAATGCAAGTAGCTGGTTCTGGACTCTCTCACATGAGTGGAATATCAGTATTTAGACATATATTAAAATGTGATGGCATCCCCGGCATATTTAGAGGTTTTGGCACATCTGCCATTGGATCGTTGCCCGGTAGGGTCTTGGCTTTGACATCACTTGAAGTATCAAAGGATATGATGTTGAAATACACTGATGGTCTAGACATGCCTGAGGCTACACGTGTTGGCATTGCTAATGGTGTGGCGGGAATGTCCTCAAATTTAGTTTCTTGTGTGTACTATGTGCCTTTGGATGTG ATATGCCAAAGACTAATGGTGCAAGGACTTCCTGGGACTACATCCTGCAACAAACCATTTGATGTTATACAGAATGTGAAAAAGGCTGAAGGTCTTCGTGGATTGTACAGAGGCTTCGGATTAACAGCTCTGACCCAGTCACCAGCAAATGCACTTTGGTGGGGTGCCTATGGTTCTGCACAGCACATGATCTGGAG GAGTTTGGGCTATAGAGACGATGCAGAGAAGAAACCGTCTCATATGGAGATGGTGACAGTTCAGGCTTCAGCCGGCATGATGGCTGGTGCTTGTTCCTCTATTATCACTACTCCTATTGACACAGTCAAGACACGACTTCAG GTCATGGATAACTATGGTGCTGGGAGACCATCAGTACTGAAAACGTCAAAGACACTCCTTAAAGAGGATGGATGGCGGGGATTTTATAGAGGTTTTGGTCCAAGGTTCTTAAATATGTCACTCTATGGAACTACAATGATCGTTACTTACGAATTGATAA AGAGATTATCTGTAAGGGAAGGATGA
- the LOC103452641 gene encoding uncharacterized protein isoform X2, whose amino-acid sequence MYNLPKQSQRLDKTRFHIIGAILFTAQSALLHPTAVVKTRMQVAGSGLSHMSGISVFRHILKCDGIPGIFRGFGTSAIGSLPGRVLALTSLEVSKDMMLKYTDGLDMPEATRVGIANGVAGMSSNLVSCVYYVPLDVICQRLMVQGLPGTTSCNKPFDVIQNVKKAEGLRGLYRGFGLTALTQSPANALWWGAYGSAQHMIWRSLGYRDDAEKKPSHMEMVTVQASAGMMAGACSSIITTPIDTVKTRLQVMDNYGAGRPSVLKTSKTLLKEDGWRGFYRGFGPRFLNMSLYGTTMIVTYELIKRLSVREG is encoded by the exons ATGTACAACTTGCCTAAGCAGTCTCAACG GTTGGACAAGACAAGGTTTCACATTATCGGGGCTATTCTCTTCACAGCTCAGTCGGCCTTGCTACATCCAACAGCAGTTGTAAAGACTAGAATGCAAGTAGCTGGTTCTGGACTCTCTCACATGAGTGGAATATCAGTATTTAGACATATATTAAAATGTGATGGCATCCCCGGCATATTTAGAGGTTTTGGCACATCTGCCATTGGATCGTTGCCCGGTAGGGTCTTGGCTTTGACATCACTTGAAGTATCAAAGGATATGATGTTGAAATACACTGATGGTCTAGACATGCCTGAGGCTACACGTGTTGGCATTGCTAATGGTGTGGCGGGAATGTCCTCAAATTTAGTTTCTTGTGTGTACTATGTGCCTTTGGATGTG ATATGCCAAAGACTAATGGTGCAAGGACTTCCTGGGACTACATCCTGCAACAAACCATTTGATGTTATACAGAATGTGAAAAAGGCTGAAGGTCTTCGTGGATTGTACAGAGGCTTCGGATTAACAGCTCTGACCCAGTCACCAGCAAATGCACTTTGGTGGGGTGCCTATGGTTCTGCACAGCACATGATCTGGAG GAGTTTGGGCTATAGAGACGATGCAGAGAAGAAACCGTCTCATATGGAGATGGTGACAGTTCAGGCTTCAGCCGGCATGATGGCTGGTGCTTGTTCCTCTATTATCACTACTCCTATTGACACAGTCAAGACACGACTTCAG GTCATGGATAACTATGGTGCTGGGAGACCATCAGTACTGAAAACGTCAAAGACACTCCTTAAAGAGGATGGATGGCGGGGATTTTATAGAGGTTTTGGTCCAAGGTTCTTAAATATGTCACTCTATGGAACTACAATGATCGTTACTTACGAATTGATAA AGAGATTATCTGTAAGGGAAGGATGA